Within the Gracilinema caldarium DSM 7334 genome, the region TCATTAGTCCCGGCGTTGTATTGTCATAACTGCTTGCAACAAGCCGATCGGAGTAGAAGGGCTGCGGCATCTGTCCCTGCTGGAAACCACCAGACCCCCGGCCATCGGCCGATACAGAGACTTCGAGGCTTGCACCCTGAAAGCCTCCATCCTTAAAGGCCTGTTCAAGAGAGTGGATTTCCTTTTCAAAGGCCCGCAGGGCTTCTTCGGTTTCTACCAGGATGTGGCCGGTAACCTTATTATCAGCCATTTCTAGTTTAATCCGCACATTTCCCAGAGTTTCGGGTTTCAGATTCAGCCTGATAAGCCCTTCGCCCCCATCCTTCAGTACCATGGAAGCGTGGCGGACTATATCACCATTCATCGATGTCCGTAGTTCCTGGGCTAGCATATCCTGAAAGGATCGGGATGGACTTTGAGTAGATGATAACCTGGGGTTCTCTATATTTTTCCCCGATTCTTCTTTAAGATGAAGAGTCAATTCTACAGTTTTCGTCGTACTCTCCTGAGAGGAATTCGATTCAGTTAGCTTGGCTTTAGCCTCAATGGTCTGGGTCCTCAGGTCATAGACTTCCACATCGATCCGTTCCTTACGCTTATCCCGGGTTTGGTCATATTTTCTGATTTTGCTCTCCTGGGGTCCTTCACTTGGTTCTGCTTTTATTCTGTTTTGCTGGGCTTGTAATCCCAAAGTAGTATAGACAGCCAAAACCTGTCCATTTTGTTCAGCCCCAACATCTTTAACAATCCCTTGATTCCGGTTATTTTTAAATGATTCCCGTTGTTTCTTTGCAGTCTGTGTATCCTGATCATTAAGGGATGCAACCTGTTCATGTGTAGACCGTTGCTGTTTTTGGGATAACGGTACAACATCTTTACCTAAGGTTGATGAAAGGTTTTCGCTTTTTTTGGATGTCCCTTCCCGTAAAACTGCAGCCTCTGTAAGTATGTTACCAGCGGGCTTGATATGCCGTGCATTCTGTACCTTATCGGCCTGTTTGTGGTTTCCTACTTTTTTTACATCATATATCTGCGCTGATGTTTGATGTGCTGCAGAAAGCGTTTCCTTACTAAGGGATTGTTTTTCTTTCCCTCGAGCAGTTTGTAGTTGTTTGAAAAGACCTTCGAAGGCACCAAATAGGGATGTTCTTTTTGAATCCGCCTTTGAAAAAAGATTCTTTTCAGACTGCCCTAAGGGCTGTTTGGCGGACACGTTGGGGGGTGCAAGCACGATCCATCCTCCTCCTGAAACACCGGACAGGCCGGTGGCCGGGGAAGGAAAGAAGGGCTCAATTCAGGGTCCGGGGCTTTCCGGCCATTTTTCTCTGCAGTTCGGCGGATCGTTCCGGCGGCAGCAGGGAGAGCCAGTAGGCAACCAGGGAGGCCTTTCCCTCCTTCTGAGCTATTTCCTCGGTCATCCGGAATACGTCGATAATATCCTGATCATCCATAGCCGCTAGTATTTTAACAGCCTTATCAGGCGGCATACCAACCAGGTATCGCGCATTCTGTTCGATGTTTACCCTTCTATTTTCGAACTGTTGGACCGTAAGGTTAAAGGTTTTTTCCCGTTCATCCTGTGCTTTTTGCCGTTCCTGTAATTCCTGGGCTTTTTGTTCTATTTCAGCCTCTTTTTTCTGCAATTCCGCTTCTTTTTTATCCAATTCAAGACTTCGCAAATTGAGTTCTTCCAAACGCACCGCAAGCCGTTCTGCATCAAGGGAAAGGGTCTGTACATCCGTAAGGGTTTGCTGAGTTCGGGGCTTTAAGCCAAGTAAAGAATACAACGGGGAGAGGAGTACCTTTGCATCAATAACGGCAAGATAATCGAACCAAATAAGCCCACCTATAGCGAGCACGATGATGAGAAGAATAAGCACAATCACTCTGCCTAAAACCCGTTGTGATCCGTAACCAGCCACTCTGTATCCCCTTTCGATAATTTCTTCCCTAGTATCACCTAAGGACTACGGTACGTCAAGGATTTCCTAACAATTCAATCTTAGCTTTAATATAATCGAGCCGGTCCGTATTGAGGACTGAACGCCGTTGTGCTGTACCTTCAAGTATATCGATAGTATAGGAGCCTCGGTGCACAAACTTTTTCCCCTTGCCTTCGGTAAACCAATAGACCAGAGAAATGGAAGTACTGTCCAGTTCTATTGCATTAACACCTTTTTTACCAATTGCACAACCGGAATTAAACAGACAGGGCACGGGGAGTTCATCACCATAAAGACTTTCTTTGATACTGGTACGCCGCTCTGACCGCTTAAGTTTGGCAAGTTCAATCCTTAGAAAGAGTACTTCATCAGCAATCCTTTTGCGATCTTCGCCGGTAGCCAGAGGATATTCCCGACAAAGCCGTTCAATTTCAAATTTAATATAGTCAAAACGACCTAAGGATTCGAACAGTGGCCGATGTGTATGACCAATAACAGCAATGATACCATTGGTTCTGGCATAATCATAGGCTTTTTTTTCGACAGCAAACCGATGTCGGGGACTGCGGCCCGAAGAAATATTACGGATACCCAAAGGCTTTAAAAGGTATCTGAGACCGGCCCTGATGATATGGTTATAATGGGTATAGATTTTTGAACCCTGATGCCCATGAAACACATAGATCGGTAGTACTGGGGTTTCTATTCTGAGGGAGTCCAGTAACGGATAGGGATAATGCTTTTCTAAGATTAGATCATCATCATGGTTACCAAGAATTTTATAAAACCGGCCCCTCTCATGAAAGGTATCAAAGAGTTCATAAAGCCTTTTCCAATAGGTTCGTATGTTCGTGTAGGAATAACGTTGGAGTTCTTCAATATCTCCGTTTAATACAAGATACCAGTTTTGGGATAGATAATATTTTTCAAGAATATCCTGAATCAGTTCCTGATTTTTTAACAGATCATCGCTGCGGCCGCCATTACCCATATGAAAATCACTGATAATTAAAACCTTATCGTCCGGTGCGAGTTGCAGTACTTCCGCTTTGGTAAACCCCTGGTGCAAATCCTGTGCTGTTGCTGTAAGACCAGCAGCCACGATCAATAAACCTCCTTAATATTAAGAGAACCTAAACTGGCCGCAATCTGGCCAGCAAGGGCTGCATTGTTCAATACTAATTGTATATTGGCTTCGAGGCTTTTACCACCGGAGAGTTCCACAATTTTAGCCAGCAAAAAGGGGGTAGTTTCTTTTCCTTTAATCCCCCGCTGACGAGCTTCGGTGAGGGCTTGTTCAATGACCCGGTCGATTTCTGACTTGGGAAGTGCATAGACTTCGGGTATTGGATTGGCAATAACCACACCGCCGGCAAGCCCGGTTTTCCATTTCAGATTTAAAACCTCAGCAATTTCCTGAGGTGTATCAAGCCGGTAATCTACAGAAAAGCCCGATGTTCTACAGTAGAAGGCAGGAAGTTCTCTGGTCTGGTAGCCGATGACAGGTACACCACGGGTTTCAAGGTATTCCAGAGTAAGGCCCAGATCGAGGATGCTTTTTGCACCTGCACAGACAACAGCCACACTGGTTTGGGCTAATTCTTCCAGATCCGCAGAAATATCAAAGGTTTCCTGGGCGAAGCGATGGACACCCCCAATACCGCCGGTTGCAAAGACCTGAATACCTGCCATTTCTGCCACAATCATGGTAGCCGCTACGGTGGTAGCGCCGGTTTCTTTTTTAGCGAGTACAAAGGGGATATCCCGTCGGCTGCATTTAATCACTTCCTGGCCTTTTTTACCTAGAAACTCAATTTCATCGGTGGTCAGCCCCGCCTTTAGTTTGCCGTCCATAATGGCAATGGTGGCTGGAATGGCCCCATAAGAGCGGACCTGGGCTTCTACCTGCAGGGCAGTCTCTACGTTCTTTGGATAGGGCATACCATGGCTAATAATGGTAGATTCCAGGGCAACCACCGGTTTGCCACCGGATATGGCCGAAGCAACCTCTTCAGATAATACAAGATAGTTTGCAGTTGCATCCTTCGTCTTCATATATACTCCTCATAAAAAATTAATCGTGAACCAGTAAGTTAAAAGCTTTGTTTTTCTTCCAGGCTTGTAAAAGCCGGTATAAAGCAAGTGGGCACATCTGCGGGCTTACTGCATTCTGATCCTGCAAGGTAATAGCAGAGGCTGCACACCCGGATCGAACCACAAGGTCATGTGCTCCAACAAGAGATTCAAGACATCTGGTTCGAACGATAGCAGCCAGATAAGAATCTCCTGCACCGGTAGCACTGATCATGGGTAGGACCGGAGGACGCCCCCACATAATGGAAACACTGTTCATCACTATGACTCCTTCGGTGCCAAGACTGACATGTAATTCCTGACAACCTTTGTCAAGTAAAAACCGGGAAGCCATAAGAATCCGTTCTAGATCTCTTCGTGGAATCGACGAATGCTCCTGTGGAGAAATCGATTCTATAAATTGATGAATAGACTTGGGTATTATCTTTGATTCCCCCCAGTTCAGACTTTCTGCTATGGCAAAGAGCTCATCCCTGTTCGGTTTGATACCAAAGAAGCGGCCTATAAGGGCTCCTCCTTTGTAAGAGGCAATGCTGCGGGCCTTGGTAATAGAAACTGGGTCAAACCAGACTGGAATACCTGGGCACCTATCGAGGAGTGCTTCTATGGTTTCGGGAATGAGGTTGCCATCAATGATCACCATAGAATAGACTAGGCCAGCGCTGGTAGCACCAGTAGCGCTGGGGGACCTTGCATCGAAAGCGCTATCCCCGGCACAGGTCTGATCAGAGAGCGCTGAGAGGCAGGCCTCCAGAACATCAGGGGTGAGCCGCTTGATTGAATCCATCGATGAAAGGGCTAGCTTCATATCCCCAGTTTCATCAAGAATGGAAAGGTAGCAGGAAGGACTATCGGCTTCTACTAAGAGACACCCATCGAGTCCGACTCCTGCTGCTTTAGTTTCTTCAAGAAGCATACGAGACAGAGGATCTTTACCGAATACAGAAATAAATTGTACCGGAATGTTAAGCCGAGCCAAATTTTCCGCTATGTTCCGCCCTGCACCACCCCGGGAAAAACGCACCCTTCCGGGATTAGAATCCCGATCGTTAAGAGGTCCAAAGGGGCGTCCTTCGATATCAACATTTGCACCACCTGCTACCAAAACAGGCAGAGGCTTAATGAAATAGTGTAATGTTCCCTCATCTGAGCCATCTCCATGTTCGTAGTGAAGACCGCATACAAAACCAAGGGTCCTCAAGGTAATTTCTGAATAAAAGGCAACATGGGTGGGATCCTCCTTGTACCACCAGGAGCTAAAAAAACGTGAAATTTCATCATTTTTTATAGAAAAATATTGATCTGGCAGTGTATGGGTATGGACTGCAAGGAGACCGCCGGGCTTTAAGTAGTGGTTCATAGCAGCAAAATCAGCGAGAGGATTTTTAAAGTGTTCCGCTACTTCAATGCAAATAATAATGTCAAATCGTTGCTGTTCTTGAGGAAGGGATGGCCCAAAAAAGGGATCATAAGACTCAACCTGGAACCCCTGTTCGCGGAGCAGCTCTGAGGCTACTGGCTCAGGTCCTGAGCCCCAGTCTAAAATACGTGGGGCCGCATCATTTACTATTATATTCCATCGCTGCAAAACCCTGTTTAAAATTGTCGAAATAAACTGAACATACTCTTTATTGTAGCGATTGTTATTATGGAGCATATACCGATTCTGTTCAGCCTCCCGGTCCAGGAAGGACTTCGGATCGGCCCATACAAAACCACAGGAATCACAGGCAAAAAAAGACCTTTTTTTTGTCATAAAACTTTTGCTTGGAACACTGTCGCAGAACGGACACTTCATAGAATGATTACTGTACTGCAGATTTTCCTGATTCGCAAGAGATAGGATGAACCCAATGATATCTCTCTTGACATATCGATAAAAATACATATAATTGCCTTATAAAACAGTTGTTAGTAACAACTGTTAACAGAAGCAATCATGCATCAACAATTATGTGCCTTAAAAGATATTTTACGCTCGATTACCCAGCTGGAAGAAGCCATACAGGCAACCTATCACATCA harbors:
- a CDS encoding flagellar hook-length control protein FliK, yielding MLAPPNVSAKQPLGQSEKNLFSKADSKRTSLFGAFEGLFKQLQTARGKEKQSLSKETLSAAHQTSAQIYDVKKVGNHKQADKVQNARHIKPAGNILTEAAVLREGTSKKSENLSSTLGKDVVPLSQKQQRSTHEQVASLNDQDTQTAKKQRESFKNNRNQGIVKDVGAEQNGQVLAVYTTLGLQAQQNRIKAEPSEGPQESKIRKYDQTRDKRKERIDVEVYDLRTQTIEAKAKLTESNSSQESTTKTVELTLHLKEESGKNIENPRLSSTQSPSRSFQDMLAQELRTSMNGDIVRHASMVLKDGGEGLIRLNLKPETLGNVRIKLEMADNKVTGHILVETEEALRAFEKEIHSLEQAFKDGGFQGASLEVSVSADGRGSGGFQQGQMPQPFYSDRLVASSYDNTTPGLMSPIQNSSLSSGTNLSINMLA
- a CDS encoding periplasmic-type flagellar collar protein FlbB; translated protein: MAGYGSQRVLGRVIVLILLIIVLAIGGLIWFDYLAVIDAKVLLSPLYSLLGLKPRTQQTLTDVQTLSLDAERLAVRLEELNLRSLELDKKEAELQKKEAEIEQKAQELQERQKAQDEREKTFNLTVQQFENRRVNIEQNARYLVGMPPDKAVKILAAMDDQDIIDVFRMTEEIAQKEGKASLVAYWLSLLPPERSAELQRKMAGKPRTLN
- a CDS encoding metallophosphoesterase, with the protein product MAAGLTATAQDLHQGFTKAEVLQLAPDDKVLIISDFHMGNGGRSDDLLKNQELIQDILEKYYLSQNWYLVLNGDIEELQRYSYTNIRTYWKRLYELFDTFHERGRFYKILGNHDDDLILEKHYPYPLLDSLRIETPVLPIYVFHGHQGSKIYTHYNHIIRAGLRYLLKPLGIRNISSGRSPRHRFAVEKKAYDYARTNGIIAVIGHTHRPLFESLGRFDYIKFEIERLCREYPLATGEDRKRIADEVLFLRIELAKLKRSERRTSIKESLYGDELPVPCLFNSGCAIGKKGVNAIELDSTSISLVYWFTEGKGKKFVHRGSYTIDILEGTAQRRSVLNTDRLDYIKAKIELLGNP
- a CDS encoding pseudouridine-5'-phosphate glycosidase; protein product: MKTKDATANYLVLSEEVASAISGGKPVVALESTIISHGMPYPKNVETALQVEAQVRSYGAIPATIAIMDGKLKAGLTTDEIEFLGKKGQEVIKCSRRDIPFVLAKKETGATTVAATMIVAEMAGIQVFATGGIGGVHRFAQETFDISADLEELAQTSVAVVCAGAKSILDLGLTLEYLETRGVPVIGYQTRELPAFYCRTSGFSVDYRLDTPQEIAEVLNLKWKTGLAGGVVIANPIPEVYALPKSEIDRVIEQALTEARQRGIKGKETTPFLLAKIVELSGGKSLEANIQLVLNNAALAGQIAASLGSLNIKEVY
- a CDS encoding PfkB family carbohydrate kinase; the encoded protein is MTKKRSFFACDSCGFVWADPKSFLDREAEQNRYMLHNNNRYNKEYVQFISTILNRVLQRWNIIVNDAAPRILDWGSGPEPVASELLREQGFQVESYDPFFGPSLPQEQQRFDIIICIEVAEHFKNPLADFAAMNHYLKPGGLLAVHTHTLPDQYFSIKNDEISRFFSSWWYKEDPTHVAFYSEITLRTLGFVCGLHYEHGDGSDEGTLHYFIKPLPVLVAGGANVDIEGRPFGPLNDRDSNPGRVRFSRGGAGRNIAENLARLNIPVQFISVFGKDPLSRMLLEETKAAGVGLDGCLLVEADSPSCYLSILDETGDMKLALSSMDSIKRLTPDVLEACLSALSDQTCAGDSAFDARSPSATGATSAGLVYSMVIIDGNLIPETIEALLDRCPGIPVWFDPVSITKARSIASYKGGALIGRFFGIKPNRDELFAIAESLNWGESKIIPKSIHQFIESISPQEHSSIPRRDLERILMASRFLLDKGCQELHVSLGTEGVIVMNSVSIMWGRPPVLPMISATGAGDSYLAAIVRTRCLESLVGAHDLVVRSGCAASAITLQDQNAVSPQMCPLALYRLLQAWKKNKAFNLLVHD